A genomic region of Psychrobacter sp. M13 contains the following coding sequences:
- a CDS encoding ABC-F family ATP-binding cassette domain-containing protein translates to MIEFKDVSVRRDGRELFSGASFQLHPNHKIGLTGNNGTGKSTLFALLLTQMSTGDTEVTLDRGEVNIPDSWQVAHMAQEVGASSQSAIDYVLSGDEQWFELNAALSDLSTVSDEQIPILYQQFDEIDGYSTPTKAAQIMAGLGFKTSQHELPVEGFSGGWRMRLNLAKTLMSRADLMLLDEPTNHLDLDAILWLETWINDFTGLVIVISHDQAFLDATIGHILHVEQQQITMYTGNYQQFIRTRHERMAQQQQAFEKQQATKAHLDDFIRRFRAKASKAKQAQSRIKQLERMAELSPMMADNPFSFRFYEPAHMNTPLIELTKADVGYSSTPLIHDVSVQVTPDTRLGLLGMNGAGKSTLIKAMVGELGVLSGSYTVSDTLKLGYFNQHQMDALDAQATPIEMLRRLAGKTSDAELRSFLGSFDFRGERIDTPSKLFSGGERARLTLALIVWQRPNVLVLDEPTNHLDLQMRQALTVALQGFEGAVVLVSHDRELIANVCDELYLVHDGQIEEFDGDISDYGKWLSEKRKQENSSDKKSNKKGKSKKEKKAFVAKDSVSHQTKDNSVKADGKSSSQSLLSKDEQRKLAAQQRKLSAPIRRDIENTEKALAKIDDQLADLETKLANTELYEESRKADLLKLLEEQSSLQQQHSDKEESLLLAMTKLEEMEADFS, encoded by the coding sequence ATGATCGAATTTAAAGACGTTAGTGTGCGCCGTGATGGCCGTGAGTTATTTTCAGGTGCCAGCTTTCAGTTGCACCCCAACCATAAAATCGGCTTGACGGGTAATAACGGTACTGGCAAATCAACGCTATTTGCCTTGTTATTGACGCAAATGAGCACAGGCGATACTGAGGTTACCCTTGATCGTGGCGAGGTCAATATTCCTGATAGCTGGCAGGTGGCGCATATGGCGCAGGAAGTCGGGGCTAGTAGCCAAAGCGCGATTGACTATGTGCTAAGCGGTGATGAGCAGTGGTTTGAGCTCAATGCAGCGTTGAGCGACTTAAGTACCGTGAGCGATGAGCAAATTCCTATTCTTTATCAGCAGTTCGATGAAATCGATGGCTATAGTACCCCGACCAAAGCGGCGCAAATTATGGCAGGTCTTGGTTTTAAGACCAGTCAGCATGAGCTCCCTGTAGAAGGGTTCTCAGGTGGTTGGCGGATGCGCTTGAATCTAGCTAAGACCTTGATGAGCCGCGCTGATTTGATGCTTCTCGATGAGCCAACTAACCACTTGGACTTAGATGCTATTCTTTGGCTTGAGACTTGGATCAATGACTTTACGGGTCTTGTGATTGTCATCTCGCATGATCAAGCATTTCTGGATGCGACTATCGGCCATATCTTGCATGTCGAACAGCAGCAAATCACCATGTACACGGGTAACTATCAGCAGTTTATTCGCACGCGCCATGAGCGTATGGCGCAGCAGCAGCAGGCGTTTGAGAAGCAACAAGCGACCAAAGCCCATCTAGATGACTTTATTCGTCGTTTCCGTGCCAAAGCCAGTAAAGCTAAGCAAGCTCAGAGCCGTATCAAGCAATTAGAGCGCATGGCTGAGCTATCGCCTATGATGGCAGATAACCCATTCTCATTTCGATTTTATGAGCCTGCGCACATGAATACACCACTCATTGAGCTGACCAAAGCTGATGTTGGTTATAGCAGTACACCGCTTATTCATGATGTTAGTGTGCAGGTGACACCTGATACCCGTCTCGGTCTGCTAGGTATGAATGGTGCGGGTAAGTCAACGCTGATTAAGGCGATGGTCGGTGAGCTTGGGGTTTTATCAGGGTCTTATACGGTTTCCGATACTCTAAAGCTTGGCTACTTTAATCAGCATCAAATGGATGCTTTGGATGCTCAGGCTACGCCGATAGAGATGCTACGCCGTCTCGCAGGCAAGACCTCCGATGCTGAGTTACGCTCGTTTTTGGGTAGTTTTGACTTTCGCGGCGAGCGTATTGATACACCAAGTAAACTATTTTCAGGCGGCGAGCGTGCGCGTTTAACATTAGCGCTGATCGTTTGGCAGCGCCCTAATGTGCTCGTACTTGATGAGCCAACCAACCATCTAGACTTACAGATGCGCCAAGCCTTGACCGTAGCCTTGCAAGGTTTTGAGGGAGCAGTGGTACTGGTCTCGCATGATCGTGAGCTGATTGCTAATGTCTGTGATGAGCTGTACTTAGTACATGATGGTCAGATTGAAGAGTTCGATGGCGATATCAGTGACTATGGTAAGTGGCTAAGCGAGAAGCGCAAGCAAGAGAACAGCTCTGATAAAAAGTCGAACAAAAAAGGCAAGAGTAAAAAAGAGAAAAAAGCCTTTGTCGCCAAAGACAGTGTTTCACATCAAACAAAAGATAATAGCGTAAAAGCAGATGGAAAGTCTTCGTCGCAATCACTGTTAAGTAAGGATGAACAACGCAAGTTGGCCGCGCAGCAGCGCAAGCTTAGTGCACCTATTCGCCGCGATATTGAGAATACCGAAAAAGCTTTAGCAAAGATTGATGATCAATTAGCTGATTTGGAAACTAAGCTGGCAAACACTGAGCTATATGAGGAAAGTCGTAAGGCTGATCTGCTAAAACTACTAGAAGAACAATCTTCATTGCAACAGCAGCATAGTGATAAAGAGGAGAGTCTATTGCTGGCGATGACCAAACTAGAAGAGATGGAAGCTGACTTTAGTTAG
- a CDS encoding septal ring lytic transglycosylase RlpA family protein, whose product MSYLIKSLVVTLSLLLSTATFAANTSYYGSKFHGKRTASGSIFNMNSLTAAHKTLPFGTKVEVTNKKTKQSVIVKITDRGPFIKGRILDLSKGAAGKINCQLCTTSMKILSYGDGKYRKQ is encoded by the coding sequence ATGTCTTATTTAATCAAGTCTTTAGTTGTCACGTTATCACTGCTTTTGAGTACCGCCACATTTGCTGCTAATACCAGTTATTACGGTAGCAAGTTCCACGGTAAACGCACAGCTAGTGGTAGTATCTTCAATATGAACTCTTTGACGGCAGCACATAAAACGCTGCCGTTCGGTACGAAGGTAGAAGTGACCAACAAAAAGACAAAGCAGAGCGTGATAGTAAAAATCACGGACAGAGGCCCTTTTATCAAGGGAAGAATTCTTGATTTATCTAAAGGCGCTGCTGGTAAAATAAACTGCCAACTTTGTACGACTAGTATGAAGATATTATCTTACGGTGATGGTAAATATCGTAAGCAATAA
- a CDS encoding DnaJ C-terminal domain-containing protein: MAEKNYYEILGVKKDATDSDIKKKYRKLVRQYHPDVSDDPDADNKIAEINNAYETIRDKDKRREYDAMLNNPFAGQSSGGFGGQAGAGQGGFNWEDIKGQFGEGEAFGDGGFRFDDIFSAFGRGARGGSNEQAGGRTQQGFDQFGGGFGAQNSKGQDQHAEINVDLASVYNGDDYSIKLNVPTRKPNGSVDYDNKTLKIKIPKGITDGKQIRLSGQGAAGSGNGKNGDLFLKVKITHNNNIRLEGADVYQTVNITPWEAALGEKINVTTPAGTLGVSIPSNSKSGSNLRLKGKGIPAKQAGDLYLTLNIINPEVSSDTDKQAYEQLKQAFADAGISR, translated from the coding sequence ATGGCCGAAAAAAACTACTACGAAATATTAGGAGTCAAAAAAGACGCCACAGATAGCGATATTAAGAAAAAATATCGTAAGCTCGTCCGCCAATATCACCCCGACGTTAGTGATGACCCTGATGCGGATAATAAAATCGCTGAGATTAATAACGCTTATGAAACTATCAGAGATAAAGACAAACGACGCGAGTATGACGCTATGCTCAATAACCCATTCGCAGGTCAAAGCAGTGGCGGATTTGGTGGACAAGCAGGTGCTGGGCAAGGCGGCTTTAATTGGGAAGATATAAAAGGTCAGTTCGGTGAAGGGGAGGCCTTTGGTGACGGTGGCTTTCGTTTTGATGACATATTCTCAGCCTTTGGTCGCGGCGCGCGTGGCGGCTCCAATGAACAAGCAGGTGGTCGTACGCAACAAGGCTTTGATCAGTTCGGTGGTGGCTTTGGCGCTCAGAACAGCAAAGGTCAAGACCAACATGCCGAAATCAACGTTGATTTGGCATCCGTCTATAATGGTGATGACTACAGTATTAAACTAAATGTACCCACGCGAAAGCCCAATGGTAGTGTCGACTATGACAATAAAACGCTAAAAATAAAAATACCTAAAGGCATCACAGATGGTAAGCAGATTCGCCTGAGTGGACAGGGAGCGGCGGGTAGTGGTAACGGTAAAAACGGCGATCTATTCTTAAAGGTAAAAATCACTCATAACAACAATATCCGTTTAGAAGGCGCTGATGTTTATCAAACAGTAAACATTACCCCGTGGGAGGCCGCTCTCGGTGAAAAAATCAATGTCACCACGCCAGCAGGGACTTTGGGTGTTAGCATCCCAAGTAACAGTAAGTCGGGCAGTAATCTGCGTCTTAAGGGCAAAGGCATTCCCGCTAAGCAAGCCGGTGATCTGTATTTAACCTTAAATATTATAAACCCTGAGGTCAGTAGTGATACAGATAAACAAGCTTATGAGCAATTAAAACAAGCTTTTGCTGATGCTGGTATTAGCCGCTGA
- a CDS encoding chaperone modulator CbpM, whose amino-acid sequence MKHSPELTDLIMSFDELVSACGQEPQWVIALIEENIIEYDVPEQQQFTGYQLTTVRRASRLSRDFEASVPAIGLILELLDEVEQLRQYKRQLDMQAPVIEVNIEHLK is encoded by the coding sequence ATGAAACACTCACCCGAACTAACCGATCTCATTATGAGCTTTGATGAGCTAGTCTCTGCTTGTGGTCAAGAGCCGCAATGGGTCATTGCGCTAATCGAAGAAAATATTATCGAATATGATGTACCTGAGCAACAGCAGTTTACAGGCTATCAGTTGACGACCGTACGTCGTGCTTCGCGTCTGAGTCGTGACTTTGAGGCCAGCGTGCCTGCTATTGGCTTGATATTAGAGCTATTGGATGAAGTTGAGCAACTGCGTCAGTATAAGCGCCAATTGGATATGCAAGCACCAGTTATTGAAGTCAATATTGAGCATTTAAAATAA
- the sstT gene encoding serine/threonine transporter SstT: protein MYSLVAMYKRIGLVPLIIIGLIVGTLVGWLAPNVGIALGLLGTLFVGALKAVAPVLVFILVMAAICQHRSDGEVYVKPVLIMYIFGTFLAALTAVGASFLFPTSLVLVSADAVTQIPPADLKEVLGNLLLSLVANPVNAVANANYIGILAWAIIIGFALRKASATTRAAVVDFSEAISQVVKWVIALAPFGILGLVANTVAETGFAALAGYARILMVLIGCMVFIALIANPIIVFIKTGKNPYPLVFTCLRESGITAFFTRSSAANIPVNMNLANKLGLNKDTYSVTIPLGATINMAGAAITINVLTLAAAHTLGIEVSFASALLLSLVATISACGASGVAGGSLLLIPLAASLFSIPNDIAIQVVAIGFIIGVIQDSAETALNSSTDVLFTAAADPKYAR, encoded by the coding sequence ATGTATTCATTGGTTGCAATGTATAAGCGCATTGGTCTAGTACCGCTTATTATTATCGGTTTGATAGTGGGCACGTTGGTTGGTTGGCTGGCGCCAAATGTCGGTATTGCCCTAGGCCTGCTAGGTACACTGTTCGTCGGAGCACTAAAAGCGGTTGCGCCTGTGCTGGTCTTTATCTTAGTGATGGCCGCTATCTGCCAACATCGTAGTGATGGTGAAGTCTACGTAAAGCCCGTGCTGATTATGTATATCTTTGGCACGTTTTTGGCGGCATTGACGGCGGTGGGTGCCAGCTTTTTATTCCCTACCAGCTTAGTATTAGTGAGTGCTGATGCCGTGACGCAGATACCGCCCGCCGATCTAAAAGAAGTCTTAGGTAATCTACTGCTTAGCCTTGTGGCTAATCCTGTCAATGCCGTCGCTAACGCCAACTATATTGGTATATTGGCATGGGCAATTATCATCGGTTTTGCGCTCCGTAAAGCCAGCGCAACCACACGTGCTGCTGTCGTTGATTTTTCTGAAGCTATCTCACAAGTGGTCAAATGGGTTATTGCTCTAGCCCCTTTTGGTATCTTAGGTCTAGTCGCCAACACTGTCGCTGAAACGGGTTTTGCTGCACTGGCAGGCTACGCACGGATTTTGATGGTATTGATTGGCTGTATGGTATTTATCGCCTTGATTGCTAATCCTATTATCGTCTTTATCAAGACCGGCAAAAACCCATATCCGCTGGTCTTTACTTGTCTACGTGAATCTGGCATTACCGCGTTTTTTACTCGTAGCTCTGCGGCGAACATTCCAGTCAATATGAATCTTGCCAATAAATTAGGCTTGAATAAAGATACTTACTCAGTGACCATTCCGCTTGGCGCGACCATAAATATGGCAGGTGCGGCAATTACTATTAACGTACTCACCCTCGCCGCAGCTCATACTTTAGGCATTGAGGTCAGCTTTGCCTCAGCATTGCTGCTCAGCTTAGTAGCGACGATTAGTGCTTGCGGAGCGTCTGGTGTAGCTGGCGGTTCATTGCTACTTATTCCATTAGCAGCAAGCCTATTTAGTATTCCTAACGATATTGCTATTCAAGTGGTCGCTATCGGCTTTATTATCGGGGTAATACAAGATTCAGCAGAGACTGCGCTGAACTCATCAACAGATGTGTTATTTACCGCAGCCGCTGATCCGAAATATGCGCGTTAG
- the sstT gene encoding serine/threonine transporter SstT translates to MHSLIAMYQRIGLVPLIVIGLVLGTLIGWLAPSIGIALGILGTLFVGALKAVAPILVFFLVMAAICQHRSGNKVYVKPVLFLYLIGTFVAALVAVGASFLFPTELTLVNATIEQVPPANLKEVLNNLLLSLVANPVDALANANYIGILAWAVIIGFALRQASETTRSAVNDFADAISKVVKWVIALAPFGILGLVANTVADTGFAALLGYARILLVLIGCMLFIALVTNPILVYLKTGKNPYPLVFTCLRESGITAFFTRSSAANIPINMNLASKLGLHENTYSVTLPLGATINMAGAAITINVLTLAAAHTLGIEVSFGSALLLSLVATVSAGGTSGVAGGSLLLIPLAASLFNIPDDIALQVVAIGFIISVLQDSAETALNSSTDVLFTAAADPKYAR, encoded by the coding sequence ATGCATTCATTAATAGCGATGTATCAACGAATCGGATTGGTACCGCTGATTGTTATCGGTTTAGTACTGGGTACTTTGATAGGATGGCTGGCACCAAGTATTGGCATTGCCTTAGGTATTTTGGGGACGCTGTTCGTCGGCGCTTTAAAAGCCGTTGCCCCTATACTGGTGTTTTTCTTAGTTATGGCTGCTATCTGTCAGCATCGTAGCGGTAATAAAGTCTATGTAAAACCCGTGCTATTTTTATATCTGATAGGCACTTTTGTGGCCGCTCTAGTCGCTGTTGGTGCCAGCTTTTTATTCCCAACTGAATTGACTTTGGTGAATGCTACCATCGAGCAAGTACCGCCTGCAAACTTAAAAGAAGTATTAAATAACTTGCTGCTCAGTCTCGTCGCCAACCCAGTTGATGCCCTAGCCAATGCTAATTATATTGGTATATTAGCTTGGGCGGTTATTATCGGCTTTGCGTTACGACAAGCCAGCGAGACAACTCGCAGCGCTGTCAATGACTTTGCAGATGCCATCTCAAAAGTAGTCAAATGGGTTATTGCCCTAGCACCTTTTGGTATCTTGGGCTTAGTAGCCAATACCGTCGCTGATACAGGCTTCGCTGCGCTGTTGGGCTATGCACGAATTTTGCTAGTATTGATAGGCTGTATGTTGTTTATTGCATTGGTGACTAACCCTATCCTTGTGTATCTCAAGACTGGTAAAAACCCATATCCGCTAGTATTCACCTGCTTACGTGAATCTGGGATTACCGCGTTTTTTACTCGCAGTTCAGCCGCTAACATCCCCATTAATATGAATCTAGCCAGCAAATTAGGCTTACATGAAAATACTTATTCAGTCACCCTGCCATTAGGCGCCACTATTAATATGGCAGGTGCGGCGATCACCATTAATGTGCTCACCCTTGCAGCAGCTCATACTTTGGGTATTGAAGTCAGCTTTGGCTCAGCATTACTGCTAAGTCTAGTCGCTACGGTCAGTGCTGGAGGTACCTCTGGCGTCGCTGGTGGCTCATTACTACTCATTCCTTTGGCGGCCAGTTTATTCAATATTCCTGATGATATTGCGCTACAAGTGGTCGCTATCGGCTTTATTATTAGTGTCCTGCAAGACTCGGCAGAGACCGCATTGAACTCGTCAACAGACGTACTGTTTACTGCCGCTGCTGACCCTAAATACGCACGCTAA
- a CDS encoding DNA polymerase III subunit chi: MATDQTTVTQLPVSFYVLSDPKAQDILGFMVQLVQTALHKSKQSILVLSDESSLLSELDEALWSHDAVSFIPHQLLTTNTVDDLLAPVLLGDYLPEQFKGIVLNITARTVTDFIGATHNVSITRILEIIKPDTVSVGAGRAKYKHYQQLGHELTHFKV; encoded by the coding sequence ATGGCAACGGATCAGACAACGGTGACCCAGCTACCTGTTAGCTTTTATGTACTCAGCGATCCTAAAGCTCAAGATATTTTGGGCTTTATGGTGCAGTTAGTACAGACTGCGCTTCATAAAAGCAAACAGTCGATACTCGTATTGAGTGATGAGTCATCGCTGCTCAGCGAGCTTGATGAGGCGCTGTGGTCGCACGATGCCGTTAGTTTTATCCCGCATCAGTTACTAACGACAAATACTGTTGATGATCTGCTTGCGCCTGTGCTACTAGGTGATTATTTGCCCGAGCAGTTCAAGGGTATAGTCCTTAATATCACTGCTCGTACCGTTACGGACTTTATAGGTGCGACTCATAACGTGTCGATAACCCGTATCCTAGAGATTATCAAACCGGATACGGTCAGCGTAGGAGCAGGACGGGCTAAGTATAAGCATTATCAGCAATTAGGGCATGAGCTTACCCATTTCAAAGTTTAG
- a CDS encoding leucyl aminopeptidase, translating to MNIKLTQQLPKTHTQKILKKEAKDKDSACLVVLVDNNKNILAEAVLTDYQERIEQLIDVSHFTGKACETVADYALAGDKKTTKQNPLQLLLVGVGNVDKLNNATLQKIAKTIYSATQKRVSSITVALNDSLEENEFGQFALNLLAATYRFDKYKSEQNTPVLTDIYLLADATLQPALDFAESVFAGQSLTRDVANEPGNICFPAYMAEQAQELAKAHSDVLKVTVLGEAEMAALGMNCFLSVSQGSTREGQLVIMEYQGKSKFGAKTTSSAAKVSGGLKAIADKLPLKGAGKKADKATDQAIQAVNDDAPIVLVGKGVTFDSGGISIKPGAAMDEMKFDMGGSAAVLGTLKALCESRLPINVVGALACAENMPSGEATRPGDIIRAMNGKSVEILNTDAEGRLVLCDTLCYVQQYYQPKAIIDVATLTGACVVALGHVRSAVFSNDEDVLFGLENASNQSGDLVWHMPLDDEYQSLIDSPIADIQNIGGKGAGAVTAACFLSRFIEEGQAWAHLDIAGTAWISGKDKAATGRPVPLFMQYLKNASIA from the coding sequence ATGAATATTAAGCTCACCCAACAGCTACCAAAAACCCATACTCAAAAAATACTCAAAAAAGAAGCTAAGGATAAAGACTCAGCCTGCTTAGTGGTGCTAGTCGATAATAATAAAAATATCTTAGCAGAGGCTGTATTAACCGACTATCAAGAGCGTATCGAGCAATTGATCGACGTGTCCCATTTTACAGGTAAGGCTTGTGAAACGGTTGCAGATTATGCGTTAGCAGGTGATAAAAAAACCACTAAGCAAAATCCGCTACAATTATTGCTAGTAGGTGTGGGTAATGTCGACAAGCTAAATAATGCGACGCTACAAAAAATTGCTAAGACGATTTATAGTGCTACACAAAAGCGCGTTAGCTCAATTACTGTAGCGCTAAATGACAGCTTAGAGGAAAATGAATTCGGTCAATTCGCACTGAATTTATTAGCAGCGACTTATCGTTTCGATAAATACAAGTCTGAGCAAAACACCCCTGTATTGACTGATATCTATCTATTGGCTGATGCTACTTTGCAGCCAGCGCTAGACTTTGCTGAGTCAGTATTTGCAGGTCAAAGCCTAACTCGTGATGTGGCTAATGAGCCAGGCAACATCTGCTTCCCGGCGTACATGGCAGAGCAAGCACAAGAGCTTGCCAAAGCACATTCTGATGTACTAAAGGTCACTGTACTTGGCGAAGCAGAAATGGCAGCGCTAGGCATGAATTGTTTCCTATCTGTGTCACAAGGCTCGACCCGCGAGGGCCAGCTGGTCATCATGGAATATCAAGGCAAATCAAAGTTCGGTGCTAAGACGACTAGTAGCGCAGCAAAAGTTAGCGGTGGCCTAAAAGCCATAGCCGATAAATTACCATTAAAAGGCGCTGGTAAAAAAGCGGATAAAGCTACCGATCAAGCTATTCAAGCGGTCAATGATGATGCGCCTATTGTGTTGGTTGGTAAAGGCGTTACCTTTGATTCAGGTGGTATCTCAATCAAGCCAGGCGCGGCTATGGATGAGATGAAGTTTGATATGGGTGGTTCTGCTGCAGTACTCGGTACGCTAAAAGCGCTATGCGAATCACGTCTACCTATCAATGTCGTCGGCGCATTGGCTTGTGCTGAGAATATGCCATCAGGGGAAGCCACGCGTCCTGGCGATATTATCAGAGCGATGAACGGCAAATCGGTCGAAATCCTCAATACAGACGCTGAAGGTCGCCTAGTACTATGCGACACGCTTTGCTACGTACAGCAGTACTATCAGCCAAAAGCGATCATCGATGTAGCAACGCTAACAGGTGCTTGCGTCGTCGCGCTTGGTCATGTGCGCTCAGCCGTATTCAGTAACGATGAAGATGTGTTGTTTGGCTTAGAAAACGCTAGTAATCAGTCTGGTGATCTCGTTTGGCACATGCCGTTGGATGATGAGTATCAGTCGTTGATTGATTCGCCTATTGCTGATATACAGAACATCGGTGGCAAAGGCGCAGGCGCTGTCACCGCCGCTTGCTTCTTATCGCGCTTTATAGAGGAAGGTCAAGCGTGGGCGCATTTGGATATCGCTGGTACGGCGTGGATCTCAGGTAAAGACAAAGCCGCTACAGGTCGTCCGGTGCCGCTATTTATGCAGTATCTAAAAAATGCTTCAATAGCGTAA
- a CDS encoding cysteine hydrolase family protein — protein MSSPATLLELAGGQYNKLDWSNCAVVLIDFQNEYVNGKMPLGAAGTKATANARLLLDKARDNNTPIFHIAHHGEDKGNIFDPLSDKVTIVDSLQPLDSEKTITKMHPNAFYDTPLQALIEATGKSQIVFAGFMSHMCVSSSVRAAFDLGFENFVCHDACATRDLPSAQGETLAANVVHDTAMAALQDRFAALMSTDTVING, from the coding sequence ATGTCTAGTCCTGCAACTCTACTTGAATTGGCTGGCGGCCAGTATAATAAACTTGATTGGTCAAACTGCGCTGTGGTACTGATTGATTTTCAGAATGAATATGTCAATGGTAAAATGCCCTTAGGCGCAGCTGGTACTAAAGCCACTGCCAATGCGCGTTTGCTGTTAGATAAAGCTAGAGATAACAACACGCCTATTTTTCATATCGCCCATCATGGTGAAGACAAGGGTAATATTTTTGATCCTTTGTCAGACAAAGTTACTATAGTGGACAGCTTGCAACCATTAGATAGTGAAAAAACCATTACTAAGATGCATCCTAATGCCTTCTATGATACTCCGTTACAAGCGCTTATCGAAGCTACTGGCAAGTCGCAAATTGTCTTTGCTGGGTTTATGAGTCATATGTGTGTCAGCTCAAGCGTAAGAGCTGCCTTTGATTTAGGCTTTGAGAATTTTGTTTGTCATGATGCTTGTGCTACTCGCGACTTACCTAGTGCTCAAGGTGAAACGCTGGCCGCCAACGTAGTACACGATACGGCTATGGCTGCATTGCAAGATAGATTTGCCGCTTTGATGTCGACTGATACCGTAATCAACGGCTAA
- the lptF gene encoding LPS export ABC transporter permease LptF → MTNQVASTTALVLGFLVVMMLGGRLIRYFGIAAEGNLDISLLFSIIGYNLPYFLELILPLAFFIALMLVFGRLYVDQEMAVINGSGVSRGKLARLMTPLILALFVGEAALSVVAKPWGVRSSETIWQQQALSSAFDLIRPNEFVSSGNYHLYVGSLSDDKKQLQDVVLIQTKETVENEEPLSSDDAELARQLANTEMPQELTTTIDNSDQAITKDTITLAKRAEQVDNGAGGITQLDLFQGRRYEVGAGSLKYNQIGFDRYRITLTESSKEIVTEDNTETQAIGPLWQAATGSASVNSTSAMRAAQGELGYRFALPWLMIIAPMLAVPLSQVRPRQGRWLRLFPSVLLFVSCALGIISLKNAVGQGSVSVWAYAWLIVGFMALALYMNWSSRIGHRLRVRREGTEPSLTTDHSNGGNY, encoded by the coding sequence ATGACCAATCAAGTTGCCTCGACCACCGCTTTGGTATTGGGGTTTTTGGTCGTAATGATGCTTGGCGGACGTCTGATACGTTATTTTGGCATCGCCGCTGAAGGTAATTTGGATATCAGCTTATTGTTTAGCATTATTGGCTATAATCTACCTTACTTTTTAGAGCTTATCCTGCCGTTAGCGTTTTTTATCGCCTTAATGCTAGTGTTTGGGCGATTGTATGTCGATCAAGAAATGGCCGTTATCAATGGTAGTGGGGTCTCACGTGGTAAGCTGGCTCGGTTGATGACCCCATTGATTTTGGCGCTGTTCGTAGGCGAAGCCGCCTTATCGGTAGTCGCTAAGCCTTGGGGCGTGCGCTCCTCAGAAACTATCTGGCAGCAGCAAGCTTTGAGTAGTGCTTTTGATCTTATTCGTCCTAATGAGTTTGTCAGTAGTGGCAATTACCATCTGTATGTCGGTAGCTTGAGCGACGACAAAAAACAGCTGCAAGATGTAGTTTTGATCCAGACCAAAGAGACGGTTGAAAATGAAGAACCGCTTAGCAGTGATGATGCTGAGCTGGCAAGGCAACTGGCTAATACTGAGATGCCGCAAGAGTTGACGACTACTATCGACAACAGCGATCAAGCCATCACTAAAGACACCATCACTCTTGCCAAGCGTGCTGAGCAAGTTGATAACGGTGCTGGCGGTATCACGCAGTTGGATCTGTTTCAGGGTCGACGCTATGAAGTCGGCGCAGGCAGTCTAAAGTATAATCAAATTGGCTTTGATCGTTATCGGATTACCTTAACTGAGTCCTCTAAAGAGATAGTGACTGAGGATAATACCGAAACCCAAGCTATTGGCCCTTTATGGCAAGCTGCTACAGGTAGCGCGTCAGTTAATAGTACTAGTGCTATGCGGGCCGCGCAAGGTGAGCTGGGTTATCGATTTGCGCTGCCTTGGCTGATGATCATCGCGCCGATGCTAGCTGTACCTTTATCTCAAGTAAGGCCTCGTCAAGGGCGCTGGCTACGCTTATTCCCCTCAGTATTATTATTTGTCAGCTGTGCATTAGGCATTATTTCGCTCAAAAACGCAGTGGGTCAAGGCAGTGTTAGCGTTTGGGCTTATGCTTGGCTGATCGTAGGGTTTATGGCGTTGGCACTATATATGAATTGGAGCAGCCGTATAGGACATCGATTACGGGTACGACGAGAGGGTACTGAGCCCTCTCTAACAACCGATCATTCAAACGGAGGGAACTATTAG